The Chryseobacterium indologenes genomic sequence CAGGAACATAGTTTTCAAGGTCTACTCTCATGATGTCGTTTAGTGAATTCGGATCCGGGGTGAAGCTATATCCCTGTTGGTAATCCGTAGAGATTCCCAGCATTTTGCGTTCTTCTTTATTAAAATCATTTCTGACCGAATTAAGATGGAAATCCAGAATGGAATCATACCTTAAATTCTGTTGGGTTAGAAAAGAAACAGGTTTTATTTTCTGGTACAGATTGAGTCCGAATCTTGCAATAATATTTTGATAACTGAAGTGATTTTTCAGTTTATTTTCTACCGTATAGAAGTGATACCCGCCAAACAACTCATCTCCGACGTCTCCCGAAAGAGCCACGGTAAGATTTTTTCTCGCATTCTTACATATTTCATAATGTGGAATAAATGAAATATCTGCAAAGGGCTCATCAAAGAAAGGAGAGATATTACGCAGGGACTCAGCAAGATCTTTCTTTTGTTCATGAACCTCAATATGATTGGTCCTGTATTTATCCGCTATTTCTTTTGCATACTTCAGCTCACTGTCCTTATGATCATATCCAAAACTGATCGTGGTCTGGTGAGGTAAAAATTCATCAACCAGTGCTACGACGGATGAAGAATCAAGGCCTCCGCTCAGGAAGCTTCCTACTTCCACATCTGCAACAAGTTGTTTTTTGACGGCGTTTTTTAAAAGATAAGTAAATTCTTCCCTGGCATCAGAAAGACTGATCACCCTGTCTCTGGCCGGAAGACTGTAATAACGTGAAACCTTTATTTTTCCATCCTTCCAGATCAGCTGATGGGCTGGCGGAAGGGTAAAAATATTACTGTAGATACTTTGATACGTGCTTACATATCCGTATTGCAGATAATTTGAAAGAGCTTCGGGATTTACTTTCGGCTGAATGAGTCCGGATGCTAAAATAGCTTTGATTTCTGAAGCGAAAATAAATTCATTGTTGCTTCCTATGGCATAGTAAAAGGGCTTCTCTCCAAACCGGTCCCTTGCACAGTATAATTGTTGCTTACGGTCATCCCATATGGCAAATGCAAACATTCCCGGAAGCTCATGGATAAGGTTCTCCTGCTTTCGCTGGTACATGGCAAGAATGACTTCGGTATCAGAACCCCCGTGATAGGGATATTCGGCATATTGTCTCTTAAGATCCTGATATCCGTAAATTTCCCCGTTCAGAACGATGCATTCGTTGTTGGTATTGGAAAACATGGGTTGCTTTCCATTGTCTGATAAATCGATAATAGAAAGTCTGCGATGTCCCAGTGCTGCATTTTCATAAAACTCATAATGCGAAGAATCCGGGCCGCGGTGGATCATAGAATCTGTCATTTTCCGGATTTCCACCTGATAGTTTTTGGCGTTCTGGCCGATAATTCCTGCTATTCCGCACATAATATTTTATTTTTCATCATTAATTCTCCGGTTTTGGATATGCTAATTTACGACAGATTAAGAAAACTTGCACCTGTTTGCGCAACCTGTTTTTTGAAATCAGTCAGCTTTTTCTCTTCTGCTGTAATTTTTTTGTATTTTTCTGAAAGTTCTTTGTATTTGCTGATCTTACCTGTGACCAGGTTTTTGATCATGCTCTGCTTTAAAGATTTTTTTTCCAGTTCCAGTCCATCCGGGATGGCCGGATTCATGATATTGGTTTCCACACGTAGATCCGGATATTTCTTGACATCTATTTTATGAATCGATTGTACCCCGTCGTGTACGGCTTTGCTGCCTGGAACCAGAAGCACTTTTTGGTGATGAAAACGAAGCCTGTTGACGTACTCATCATCTTCGCCGTAATGGAAAAAATACGGGTTGAAACCTCCTATTTTTTCTATTGTTTTTTTGGGCAAAAGCCAATGGGCAGCATTCACAAACATAATCTCATAATACGGTTTCAGGGTTTGAAAATACAGGTCAGAGATCATTCTGGTTTTCTCATAATTCTTGGCAATGTACTGATCGAGGAAAATATCAAGATATTTCTCAGTTCCATCAATGTGAATAGGACTGAGAACTCCTATTTCATCCTGATTGGGATGGTCATTATATACTTCAAGAAGTTTTTCCATGGTGTCTTCATAGAGCCATGCATCCTGATTCATGAGATAAAAGAACTCGGCGTCTTCTTTGTAAGCTTTTTCAATACCGATATTATTAGCTTTTCCAAATCCAAGATTGGTTTCGGATTGGGTAAAATCTACTTCGGGGAAATGCGTTTTTATATATTCCTGGGTTCCGTCTGTGGAGCCGTTGTCTATGACGAAACATGTAACCGGAACAGAGGACTGTCTCAGGCTGCTGAAACATCTTTCCGCCCATTTCATGGCGTTGTAGGTTACAATGATAATGTGAATCTTCGACATTTTATTTTAATCTTTTTTCTGTACTGTTCAGAATAATTTACAGCAAATTATGGATTTTAAAATAGATAAAGTAATATATCTTTTTTATCAATGCATCAACCGGTGGATAGGTCATAAAGCCTTGGGTGAAAAGAAGCATTGTCCATAACGAATTAAACAAAATCAAAATAATGACAATGATATCTTCTTTCAGAGAGCTGTTGAGCTGTTGTTCTCCTGCAATGAATATCGTTAATAATGTGAAAAAAATATTGATCCATCTTCCCCAATCGTAAGCAATGTAGAACAAGGGAAGAAGGAAAATAACCTGTATAATGAGGAATTTTTTATTGATTATAACTTTGTTGAATTTACAATAAATGAAAAAGGTTAATGCTGCAAAAAACAAACTGATCAGATAGGTAAGGTACCCATAAAGGTGAGCCTTGTAAAAGTTCAGTACGTTATAATGCGGATCATATCCGTATATTCCCCGAAGTACGAGGTTGAGCCCATGTTCTTTTAAAAAATTAATAGAATTGGGAGTAGTAATACTGTATCCAAATCGATAAAGGATCATCATAGTGACTACTGAAGGAGCAATATGATAAAGCAATATATTTTTTATTTTGACCGGTGGAGGGGCCTTATCCTTCATAAAATAGGTAAAACCTACGAAAGGAATAAAGAAGAAGGCGACTTCATGATTAAGGATAGCCAGAATAATGGAGAAAGTTACCCAAAAATGCGGAACCCTTTTCTTCGCGTCAAGAAAAGAAAAATAAATCAGGTATAATAAAAAGATTAAAATTTCTTTTTTAGCTGCAATTGTGGGATCTTTTAAAATCATCCCCAATCCTGCCGGCAGTAATAGTAGGCTTATGGTCAGTAAAGTGTTTTTCTTTTGAACAAAAAGTTTTATAAGAAGAAAGAAAAACAGAGTGTATATCAAGGTCACAAAGGTAAAGACTGCCCATTCCAGTTGCACTCCGGTAATCTCATTAAGAAAAATAAAAAATGATCCGAAGAGTCCTCTACGTTTGAAACCTCCATCCTGATAGCTGATTAGCCATTCACCAAGATACCATCCGTTTTTATAAAAGATTACCTGATTATAAGTGTTTTGTACACTAATACAATAGTAGATAACCAATATAAAACCAATGATGTAATTGATGAGTTTTGTTTTCATAATGCTATTTAAACAGATGTCTTGAAAAAAGCTATTTAATCAATAAATACTTTTTTAAACTTATCCATTACCGGATGAGGCAGGAATTTCTGATATAATTCCCGGGCTGACAAGGTGAGTTCTGCATCAAGAATAATATCTCTGAGCTCTTTACTATCGTTGTAATAGTATGCCTGATCTCTCATGTGGCTGATGTGGGCTTTTTCGGGAGGATTGGCAAAGGCGATCACAGGTTTTCCCATGATGGCAAACTCTGCAACCGTTATCCCGAAAGTTTCTCCTCTCTGTCGTGCATGCAGAAGGGCATCACAGGTGTTGATAAACTTCTGTTTCATGATGATATCCGAACTTGGCGGAAGAAATATAATATTGGGAGGAGCTGATTTCCACCATTTCTTTTTGATGAAAGGATCTACGCCCATGAAGATAAAATAAATGTCTTTGTACTGAGAAGCTATTTTTTCAATAGTTTGCTGCGCAAATACGATGTTGAAACTGATGTAGCCTCCATAGTATCCAAATACTTTTGCTTTGGGGGGAATATTCAGTTCTGCCCTTAGATTCTCATGGGTCTGGGTTTCGAAATTAACCATATGGGGAACATAAGGGTGTTTGGAACCTGTCATTTCTTCACTCAGCCATTCGGAGACATAAGCATAGACATCACCATGAGGTTCGAAGTGGGTAAATACACTATGTATGGCTGTTTTAGCTTCTTTGGTATCGATTCCGTCGATATATCCGTTTTTGATGGCATAAAAAAGGTCTATCTGATCTTCTGTGATCATTTTATCTACCTCACTGAAGTCTGAATAACCGTGTACTTTGAAACGTTTCTCAAACTTTTCAATGCCCAGCGGATGATTGGTTTTTGCATTTTTATTATAAACGATTACAGATTCATTTCCCAGATATCTTTCATTGAAATCTGCATAATCGTAAACTGCGATAGAAGTCCCCCTGTAATTGAGTTCATCTTCATGGAAAAGAATTTTCATTCCGCTCATATTATTTAAATATTTTTTTCAATCTTCCTTTGATCTTTTGAAGAAGGGTCTTCTTCGGATACTTGGTGAGATCATTGTGTTTAAAAAGTCCTTCTCCCTGGGCAATCTTAAAGTTTTGCTTCACCCACCATGCCGCGATATTTCTTTCCAGAGAGGCTGTTTCTCCCGAAAACGGAATAATTGTTTCCAGCAGAAAATTTTTTTTAACAAGATAAGGATTATTGGTCCAGTTCGCCCAGCGGGAAGTGGTAATAAAATATTCTCCCTGTTTCTGAATTTTGTCGGGAAATTCTGCTGCGGGATCCAGCCAGTGCAGGGATTCCAGAAGGTGAGGGGAAGTACATTCGTGCCAATCGTCGTAATAGTTGAGCTCGTTACCTTTATGTCTGATAGAGATGAGAGGGTAACCCGGTTGCTCTCTGCTTCTGTAACGGATGACATCGAAGCCGTTGTTAAGCAATTCCAGTCCGCTCTCAAGGCGTGAAAATACAGTTTTTTCATCCTCAATCAGCTCAAAATCGTGTTCCAAAAAGAGAATATTGTCGCAGGCTGCATTTTCAGCCAATGTTTTCATTCCTTTCCCGATTCCTATATTTTCCTGTAATCCTATGTACTTTACCTTGTACTGATCGGCTGTTTTTTTGTCTTCATCACTGACTTCCTGAAAAAGTACCACTATATCTTCGATCATTTCCAGAAGACCGAATTTTTTGTACGATTTTAAAGTGTTTTTCAGGGTGTTTCCACTTTTCCATGAAAGAATACAGACGCTGATGGGGAGTTTTTCCATAGTCATTATTGCTTATAGGTTCAGGAACGGATGTTGGGCTGTCATTGAAGTTTTTCTTGCCTGCTCAATCTCCTCGAATTTTTTCGAAAAGTATTTATATTGTTCGAGACAGAACTTCGCTTCACTTATATTTCCTTTAACACTCATTTTTAGGAGATAGGAAAGAAGTGCTGTCTTTTCTCTTTTAACATTATAATCATAGTTGGGATCCAGATATTTGGTTTCCCTCTGCATTTGCATCGAAAGTCTTGCTATTTTTAATGCTTCAGCTTTATCATTGGGTTCTTTCTTGTAAAATGACTGTACGGTGTCATGAATGACCTTGCTTTTTGAGCAGACAATGATTTTAAGCTCAAAATAAGTCACACGGTGTACATATTCATAGTCTTCTGCACCATGGAAAAAATAAGGATTAAATCCACCCACTTTTTCAATGATTTTCCTTGGAATACACCAATGGGCAGCATTCACAAAACTGATCTCGTAATAGGGCCGGGTATCACCAAAATAGACGTCAGAAAGCATTCTGTTGTTTCGAAGATCCTTGGCCAGATAATTTTCAAAATGTAGATCAAGCTTCTTTTCGCTTCCATCCAGATGCATTGGGCTCATGATCCCGATTTGATTTTTCTCCGGATGAGCATGATATACGTCCAGCAATTGCTGAAAGCTATCCGGATAAATCCAGGCGTCCTGGTTCATCAGATAAAAGAAATCTGCTCCTTCCTGATAAGCTTTTTCAATACCGACATTATTGGCTTTTCCAAATCCCGCGTTGTCAGGAGATTGAATAAAGTCTACTTCCGGAAAATGGGCTTTTATATATTCCTGGGTCCCATCGGTAGATCCGTTGTCAATGACTATACAAGTCACAGGCACAGAAGATTGCCTTAAGCTTGTAAAGCATCTTTCTGCCCATCTCATGGCATTGTAAGTGACAATGATAACATATATATTCGCCATTTTACATATACTTTTGGGTTAAGGTATTTAAATAGTCTTCCGGGCTCACTCCGGAGAAAAAGGAGGTGATGTTTTCTGTAAAATCTACTTTGTAAAAATCCCCTTCATTGATTTCTGAGTACTTTCCTTTTTGCTTGGTTTTATTCTCAATAGCTCTGATAATCTCTTTTAAATCATAATAATAAGGGAATGCACAATTCACAATCCCATTATTAAGAAGAACGCAGTTGATTTCCAGAAATTTTGTGATATCGTCCATATCGATCAATAATCTTCTTGCCTTACTGTGAACCGTAAACTCATTGTTATTTTTGATCTGGTTTTTCAGGTAATTAAAAAGGGTATTGGGATTTCCGCCTCTTCCTACAATGTTCCCGATTCTGAGGATAAGGTAATTTTTTGAATGGTTTTGGATATAATCTTCCATAGCCAGCTTATGCAAAACATAGTGACTGTCTTGTTTAGACTGATCTTTTACACTTAATGTGGAAAAGTATATTAATTTTTATCGCTGCTATTTTTCATTGTGTTTTTTAAAAGAGCAGATTCTCTTTCAAACTCTGAACTCCTCGTTTCAAGGGAGTTGGAGACACCGGATGCAAAGAATAGATAATCCTCTGAATCGATGCTTTGTAATGCGTTGGCGATAAGTCCGTTTCCTATAATCATTGACCAATGTGTGTTTTTTATAGTTAAAAAAACTATGTTTTAATAAGAATATCCATGGTTTCTATTAGTTTTCATATTTAGCAATCCCTTTATTGTCATGTTCTCCTTTGGTGTTGAGCTTCCATGAGCTGGATTTATCGACAGATTGAATATAATGCAAATATTCTTCCGTATAATTTTGAGGATCCATATACCAGCCTCCATGTAAAGCGGTGAAGTCTCCTCCAATTCTTATGCCTTCCAAAAACGCAAGGTTATTGAATCGTTTCGGATAATACGGTTTATATAAAGCAAAAGTGGTATCAACATAGGCTGAATAAACATTGTTTTCCAGTTGTTTTTCCCAGAATTGTTTTTCCCATTTCAGCACTTTTTCTTTCAACGGGAAATAGTCAGGAATGGTTTCTATATCGAGGGCAAAACCAACTTTAGTGATTGTGCTATGGTAGATATCCATTTTGGAGATCATCTCAGACATAAAATCAACCGGTAGTTTTTCATTGGGAACAATATCCGGATCTGTTAAAACAAAATAGCCTTTACCATATTTTTCCTGTAAATAAGGGGTGTCGAAAAAGACTTTATGACCAAGATTCCCAGGCATACGTTCTACGGTAATTTCTTTTTCAATGGTTTGATAATAATCAAGTAGCGGCTGATAATCTGATTGGTTATCTATAATAATGATATTTTCAAATTTTCTCTGCTGTAAAAAAGCAATCAGTTGCTTGAGGTAGTGAAGCTGATTAAAATTTATAATGATAACAGGAATGCGTAACGGGTTTTCTCTTTGAGATTTTACAAGCTCATCATTATGAATCAGATACTGATACAGATACTTGTTGGTCACTTGATGCAGTTTTCCCGTATAATGCGCAGGATCCCAGACAGGATTGCTGTTTTTAAGTAAAAGATACTCTTTTCTGGGAACACCTAAAAGCTGTTTATAGCTTTTTAAATGATAATACAGCTTATAAAGACTGATATTTAATTTCTTTTTATTCTGCCAGCAATAATGAAGATGTACATTGATCAGCTTGTGTAAAACATCAGGACTGAATTTGCCATAATAGGTATTGATGAGGTATCCGAAAAACTGATATCTCGCCTCTGTCTTTCTTTCCTGATACGATTTGTTTTCTACATCTCCTGAAATACTGGCGGTAGATATACGTACAAATGTTTTTGCAGTATCAATACAGTATACCGAGCCAAAGTCCGAGAATTCCAGCACCGCGAGATCATCCGAATGCCACGCCAGAGGAAATTCCCTGAAGTGATATTTCTCATAGGCACTTTTCCTGAAAATGTGTTCTGACAAACTGGAGCGATGCCCTTCATATATTTTTTGCAGCCATAAATGTACTGCAGATTCTGTCGTATTGTATTTTGTGAAAGAAGAAAGAATCTTGCCTTCCTCATCCATTAAGGCCTGGGAAAACTTTACAACATTGATTTTTTGCTCTTCAATGGTATTCAGGTGATGGTAAAATTCTTCAACAAAATTTTCAGAAACAGTATCGTCGTCTCCCAAAATAAGAAACCATTCTTCTTTTACATTTTCCAGAATTCGGGCCCATTGTAGAGCCAGATTTTTACCACCTAGATTTTCTTTATAATCAAAATATTGATATTCATCATTGCTGAGATATTGCTCGAGAACAGGTAAGGGATCATGTGGGCTATTATCATTGCCGATATAGAGCACAAAATCGCGATTCGTTTGTGCAACGATAGATTGTACGGTTTTTTCCAGAAAATCTATCTTATAATACGGAATGACAATAGCAAGTTTCTTCATTATCTTTTAAAAATAGAAAGTATTTTTTCTGTTAACTGATATCTTTTGGAATTGATTAATTTCTGTAATTGACTGTTGTAATAGTCCGCTTTTTTCTGACTCTGCTCCAACTGATAATGAAGCTGATGCAGACTTCCCAGATATTGATGGAAAAAATCCAGATGCTTTTTTTCTATATGAAACAACATCATTGTTTTTCTGGATTGGCTCAGTTCGGTAATCATAGAATTTTCTTTGATCCTGTAATAAAAACATACATCATCAATTCTATACACATTGCCCCCATTCTCTAACAGTGAAATCCAAAATTCCCAGTCTTCCAGACCATACAACATATGAGTATCATAACCTCCGACTTCTTCCCAACTTTGTTTCTTAAAAAAAGCTGTGCAAAAAATGATGTTCGTTTGGGCTAATGCCTGATGGCTGAAATCGGGTAGTTCCCAGAATTCATTAACGGAGCCAAATTTTTCTGCCTTACAATAAATGATTGTATATTGTTTATCAAATTCCTTCGCTGCCAATTCCAGATACCGGTTGCTGATCTTATCATCTGCATCCAAGGGAAGAATCCATGCTCCTTTTGCTGCTTCTATACCGACATTTCTTGCTGAAGACAAACCTCCGTTTTCTTTATGAAGATAGATAAAACGATTGTCTTTTTCTATCCATTTTTCAGTAACCTCTTTGGTATTGTCAGGAGAACCGTCATCCACAATAATGCATTCCCAATTGCCATAGGTTTGGTCCAGAACAGATTGCAGACATTCATCAAGATAAATGGCCTGATTGTAGCAAGGGACGATAATGGAAATCAATTTAGGCATCCTATTAATTTAATTGTTTTCTGTAGCGGAAATATGAAGCATATTTTCGAAATGGAACTTTAAAATTAATCAATTTAAAATGTCTCAAAAATATAGCAAATGCCTTCCTTAGTTCTTGATTTATTAAATAATGTTTATATACATTAATTGCATAGTGATTAATAATTGAAATATCTTTATCAGTATAGTTGGTTTTAAAATACTGATTAATTCTTTCAATTTGAAAGAAATGCTTTAGATCTGACTTTACACCTACTAATTGTGACATGGCACCGTATTCGTTCACACGATAGACAGAGTAGCATTCTTCTGATACATAAGCCATAGAATTTGGAAACGAATTTAGGATATCAGCATACAGCATCCAATCACCAAAATAGATGTTTTTAAAATAATCAAAATGGAAGTTGTAATTTCTAAACATAGAAGTACAGGCAACCAAATTGTTTTTAACATAGAAATCTTGTATTTGGTATATGTTTTTTCTATGGCTGTTCCCTATAATATCCGAGAGTTTATCGTCTATCAGCCTCTGCGCATGTCCACTGTGAATAGAAAAGTCTAAATTTTCTTCTAAAAAAATTCACTTGCTTCTGAAGTTTTAAAGGATCTATCCAATAGTCATCTCCTTCACAGATAGCAATATATTTACCTTTACAATTTTTGAATATTTCATTTTGATTTTTGACAGCGCCGATATTTTGAGCATACAGTAAAAGCTTAAATTTTCCAGGATACAACTTCTGATAATCAAGTAATATTTGTCTAGAATTGTCCTCTGAGCAATCTTCTCCTATAACAATATCATAATTGAAAGTAGTTTTTTGTCTCAAAAGACCGTTGATGCAGTCTTTTAGATAATTTGCATGGTTATATACCATTACAAATATACTTACTGTTGTTTCAGGAAGATTAGACAATAATACAGACATTCTAACCTCTTCTTCATTTTGGTCTGTAATAACAAAATTATTCTTCAAGTAAGATTTTATAGCTGCAATATTTTTCGGATTAACAGTAAGATAAACTTGTTTAATCTTTAAAACTTCCTTAGCATAATATAATATTTGATAAGTTACCAATTGAGAAATACCCTTTCCCCAAAGCTCTTTTTTCCAATGAAGATATGAAACTCTGCACAATCGTCATTAATATTGGTAAGTTGTACATTCCCTACGTATTCCTGATCGCATAATATAGCAAATCTTCGGGAAGTCTTATCCTTAAGCGCTTTTTCAATCCAAGCTGTCTCAATTTCTTTTGTTATGACTATATCAGGTTTTGAACCTGTAAATTCCCATATTTTAGAATCATTTCTCCATAGATATGAGGTCAGTGCATCTTCCTTAACAAGAGGTCTTATTAAAACATTATACATTCTAGAATTTTTTTCATTTCATTTATAGAATATCGCTGATCTATGGGTAGCGCTATGACTTCTTTTGTTAAAGTGTAAGCGTTTTTAGTCTCATCACACCAATCTAGAACATTTGGCCAATAGGTAGCACAGTAAATTCTTTTGTTGATAAGTTTTTGTCTAAGATTTTTATCATCTGTTCTGAAAGGATAAATTAGCGGAATTGATTCTTCCGAGACTTCGAGACTAAGCTTATTTTTTTTCTGTAAGACATTATGTAAATAAAAGAAATTTTCTCTTCTACATTTTTTTATATTTTCGTAGTCAATACCAGATAGTATTTTTTCTGTTAAATTTGACATTTTTTTGATTGGTTGGTTTTGTAATGATTTATCATTTTCACTAAAATCAGTATATCCCTGTTCAGCAGATAAATCTATTCTTTTTAAGAGATGGCTCATACGTTGATAGCTCTCATCTTTTTTTAACTCCAAATCAATTTTTTGATTAGTAAACAAAAAACCACCGTCTGCAACACCTACAAATTTTCTTGGGGAATAAAATTGATCAATGTCATTAATCACGGGCGAAAAAAGAGCCTGGGCATTATCAATGATAATGTTTTTGGGTA encodes the following:
- the asnB gene encoding asparagine synthase (glutamine-hydrolyzing) yields the protein MCGIAGIIGQNAKNYQVEIRKMTDSMIHRGPDSSHYEFYENAALGHRRLSIIDLSDNGKQPMFSNTNNECIVLNGEIYGYQDLKRQYAEYPYHGGSDTEVILAMYQRKQENLIHELPGMFAFAIWDDRKQQLYCARDRFGEKPFYYAIGSNNEFIFASEIKAILASGLIQPKVNPEALSNYLQYGYVSTYQSIYSNIFTLPPAHQLIWKDGKIKVSRYYSLPARDRVISLSDAREEFTYLLKNAVKKQLVADVEVGSFLSGGLDSSSVVALVDEFLPHQTTISFGYDHKDSELKYAKEIADKYRTNHIEVHEQKKDLAESLRNISPFFDEPFADISFIPHYEICKNARKNLTVALSGDVGDELFGGYHFYTVENKLKNHFSYQNIIARFGLNLYQKIKPVSFLTQQNLRYDSILDFHLNSVRNDFNKEERKMLGISTDYQQGYSFTPDPNSLNDIMRVDLENYVPGNMMVKSDRMAMANSLEVRTPFLDLDFAEFCIQLPDHLKLTHENDKIILRETMGSYWTETIRNRHKQGFGLSVKSWFEEDSLMKFSDDLLKDKNNKVFNYIDFDATQRFLHKDNKHWNLLQLALWAHNNQSVL
- a CDS encoding glycosyltransferase family 2 protein, which translates into the protein MSKIHIIIVTYNAMKWAERCFSSLRQSSVPVTCFVIDNGSTDGTQEYIKTHFPEVDFTQSETNLGFGKANNIGIEKAYKEDAEFFYLMNQDAWLYEDTMEKLLEVYNDHPNQDEIGVLSPIHIDGTEKYLDIFLDQYIAKNYEKTRMISDLYFQTLKPYYEIMFVNAAHWLLPKKTIEKIGGFNPYFFHYGEDDEYVNRLRFHHQKVLLVPGSKAVHDGVQSIHKIDVKKYPDLRVETNIMNPAIPDGLELEKKSLKQSMIKNLVTGKISKYKELSEKYKKITAEEKKLTDFKKQVAQTGASFLNLS
- a CDS encoding glycosyltransferase; translated protein: MEKLPISVCILSWKSGNTLKNTLKSYKKFGLLEMIEDIVVLFQEVSDEDKKTADQYKVKYIGLQENIGIGKGMKTLAENAACDNILFLEHDFELIEDEKTVFSRLESGLELLNNGFDVIRYRSREQPGYPLISIRHKGNELNYYDDWHECTSPHLLESLHWLDPAAEFPDKIQKQGEYFITTSRWANWTNNPYLVKKNFLLETIIPFSGETASLERNIAAWWVKQNFKIAQGEGLFKHNDLTKYPKKTLLQKIKGRLKKIFK
- a CDS encoding glycosyltransferase family 2 protein; the protein is MANIYVIIVTYNAMRWAERCFTSLRQSSVPVTCIVIDNGSTDGTQEYIKAHFPEVDFIQSPDNAGFGKANNVGIEKAYQEGADFFYLMNQDAWIYPDSFQQLLDVYHAHPEKNQIGIMSPMHLDGSEKKLDLHFENYLAKDLRNNRMLSDVYFGDTRPYYEISFVNAAHWCIPRKIIEKVGGFNPYFFHGAEDYEYVHRVTYFELKIIVCSKSKVIHDTVQSFYKKEPNDKAEALKIARLSMQMQRETKYLDPNYDYNVKREKTALLSYLLKMSVKGNISEAKFCLEQYKYFSKKFEEIEQARKTSMTAQHPFLNL
- a CDS encoding glycosyltransferase family 2 protein, which gives rise to MKKLAIVIPYYKIDFLEKTVQSIVAQTNRDFVLYIGNDNSPHDPLPVLEQYLSNDEYQYFDYKENLGGKNLALQWARILENVKEEWFLILGDDDTVSENFVEEFYHHLNTIEEQKINVVKFSQALMDEEGKILSSFTKYNTTESAVHLWLQKIYEGHRSSLSEHIFRKSAYEKYHFREFPLAWHSDDLAVLEFSDFGSVYCIDTAKTFVRISTASISGDVENKSYQERKTEARYQFFGYLINTYYGKFSPDVLHKLINVHLHYCWQNKKKLNISLYKLYYHLKSYKQLLGVPRKEYLLLKNSNPVWDPAHYTGKLHQVTNKYLYQYLIHNDELVKSQRENPLRIPVIIINFNQLHYLKQLIAFLQQRKFENIIIIDNQSDYQPLLDYYQTIEKEITVERMPGNLGHKVFFDTPYLQEKYGKGYFVLTDPDIVPNEKLPVDFMSEMISKMDIYHSTITKVGFALDIETIPDYFPLKEKVLKWEKQFWEKQLENNVYSAYVDTTFALYKPYYPKRFNNLAFLEGIRIGGDFTALHGGWYMDPQNYTEEYLHYIQSVDKSSSWKLNTKGEHDNKGIAKYEN
- a CDS encoding glycosyltransferase family 2 protein; protein product: MPKLISIIVPCYNQAIYLDECLQSVLDQTYGNWECIIVDDGSPDNTKEVTEKWIEKDNRFIYLHKENGGLSSARNVGIEAAKGAWILPLDADDKISNRYLELAAKEFDKQYTIIYCKAEKFGSVNEFWELPDFSHQALAQTNIIFCTAFFKKQSWEEVGGYDTHMLYGLEDWEFWISLLENGGNVYRIDDVCFYYRIKENSMITELSQSRKTMMLFHIEKKHLDFFHQYLGSLHQLHYQLEQSQKKADYYNSQLQKLINSKRYQLTEKILSIFKR
- a CDS encoding glycosyltransferase, whose product is MCRVSYLHWKKELWGKGISQLVTYQILYYAKEVLKIKQVYLTVNPKNIAAIKSYLKNNFVITDQNEEEVRMSVLLSNLPETTVSIFVMVYNHANYLKDCINGLLRQKTTFNYDIVIGEDCSEDNSRQILLDYQKLYPGKFKLLLYAQNIGAVKNQNEIFKNCKGKYIAICEGDDYWIDPLKLQKQVNFFRRKFRLFYSQWTCAEADRR
- a CDS encoding GNAT family N-acetyltransferase — translated: MYNVLIRPLVKEDALTSYLWRNDSKIWEFTGSKPDIVITKEIETAWIEKALKDKTSRRFAILCDQEYVGNVQLTNINDDCAEFHIFIGKKSFGERVFLNW